The genomic window CACGCTCGATCAGATGATCAACGTGTGCATGGAGAATCCGATGGGCACGGAACCGCTCGCGTGGAATTCGACGGAACTGAGCGCGCTCAACGCCTACTACACCGAATGGATCAAGGGCTACAAGGCGCCCGCCAACCCGTGCGGCATGAAGAATCCGTGCAACCCCTGCGGGAAGCGAAAGTAGAACACAAGAGAGTCATTACCCTCGGGTAACGCCATGAGCGTCACGGTACGGCTCTATTCTGATTTCGTCTGACCCTTCTGCTTCATTGCGGAGCAAAGCAGCCTGGTCAGGCTGCAACGGGAATTTGAAATCGAAGTGGACTGGAGGGGCTTTGAGCTTCATCCGGAGATTCCGCTCGGCGGCATGCCCATCGAGCGCTATTTCCCCGGCCACAAGTTGGAAGGGGTGCGAAAATACCTTCATGACTTTGCGCGAAGTTTCGGTGTTGAAGACATGAAGGCCCCGGGACATCTCCCGAATACGAGGCGCATCCTGGCCGTTTCCGAGATGGCGCGGGATCTCGGCAAGCTGGAGCCCTTCCGGGAACGGGCGATGAACGCCTACTGGCGTGAGGGGAGGAACGTGGAGGATATGGAGGTGATACGCATAGTGGCGGCTGATTCCGGGCTGGACGCCGAGGCCGCGGCCCAGGCCGCTTCCGATCCTTCCTACCTTGCGCGGGTGGAGGCGATGCGTGGAGAAGCGAGCGAGGCGGGAGTCACCGGCATCCCCACCTTCTTTTTTGACGACCGGATGGTCGTCGGCTGTCAGCCCTATGACGTGCTGACCAAGGTGGCTGTACACTCGGGCGCCAAGCGGCGTACGCTATGACCTCTCGAGTACGGGCTGGGAAGCCGCCCGCCCGCCGAGAGGATTTCTCATCATCCTTCAGGCCGGAAAAGAATCGCATGAGGGTTTGGCCCGGGCGGTACACGCCCTTCTCTATGCCAAGGAACTCAAGCTAAAAGGCCACGAGGTTGTATTGGTTTTTGACGGCGCCGGAACGGAATGGGCGGAGGCGTGGAAGCAACCGGACCATAAGCTACATGCGAAGTATGAGGAGTTGCGGCAGATGGGCATCGTGGAGGAACTTTGCGATTTCTGCTCGGGGGCATTCAAGGTGAAAGACGGCCTCAAACAGATGTCGGTTGACACACTCGTTTCTGAATTCGAAGGTCATCCAAGCCTCGCCAAGTGGATCAGCCGGGGGTATGAGGTGTTGATTCTCCAGATAACCTGCTTGTGGATCAATGGACCGTAAGA from Nitrospirota bacterium includes these protein-coding regions:
- a CDS encoding DsrE family protein, producing the protein MARAVHALLYAKELKLKGHEVVLVFDGAGTEWAEAWKQPDHKLHAKYEELRQMGIVEELCDFCSGAFKVKDGLKQMSVDTLVSEFEGHPSLAKWISRGYEVLILQITCLWINGP
- a CDS encoding DsbA family protein; the encoded protein is MAEQSSLVRLQREFEIEVDWRGFELHPEIPLGGMPIERYFPGHKLEGVRKYLHDFARSFGVEDMKAPGHLPNTRRILAVSEMARDLGKLEPFRERAMNAYWREGRNVEDMEVIRIVAADSGLDAEAAAQAASDPSYLARVEAMRGEASEAGVTGIPTFFFDDRMVVGCQPYDVLTKVAVHSGAKRRTL